The DNA window CGAGGATGGTATCGAGCGCGCCACCGACCTCGCCTGCCTCTACCATGTTGACGTAGAGATCATCGAACACCTTCTTGTGTTTGCGCAGTGCCTCCGAAAGTGTCGTTCCTGACTGCACCGACTCCTTGATCTGCCCTACGATCTTGCGGAGTTCGGCAGCCTCCATTTGCTGAGACAGAATGTCGAGGCACTGAACCATCGGGAGACCGGCGCCGATCATCGTGGAGAATTGTCGAGTAAACCGCGAGATGTGGATCTTCTTGATGCCGGTGCCTATCTTGATGTTCAGTTCCGATGCCTTCCTGGAAACTGACGTCACGAGGATGCGATTACTCCTGAGCATCCTTTGAAGATCGGCTTTGTTCTTAGCCTTGAGCTGTCCTTGTACGGCGACTCCTGTCACCGACTTTCCTTTGTATTCAAAGACGGGCAAGGTTACCTCCTTGCATTAAATAGAGTATTCACTATGCCGGAACTCCCGCCGTACGACGGGAAATCATTTCGTTCAACTCAGTCGGGTTGGCACTCCTGGCCAGTGCGTCACCAACAGTTATCTTCCGTGTAAGATATAGTTCTGCCAGCGAATCATTCATCGTCCTCATGCCATATTTCTGGCCAGACTGTATCATGCTGTATATCTGGTGCGTCTTGTCGTCTCTGATTATGGCGCGAATAGCCGGTGTTGCCACGAGAATCTCAGTGGACAGACATCTTCCTCCGCCGATCTTCGGAATGAGTTGCTGTACCACAATCGCCTGCAGGACGAACGACAGGGTCACTCTTACCTGATCTTGCTGACTGCTCGGGAAAACGTCAATGATTCTATTGATCGTCTCTGCGGCCGAGTTTGTGTGAAGTGTCGCGAACGCCAGATGCCCCGTTTCGGATATCTTGATTGCCGATTCAATCGTTTCGAGATCGCGCATCTCACCAATGAGTACGACGTCGGGATCCTCACGCAATGCGTACTTAAGCGCTTCGCCGAATGACTTGGTATCCGCGTAAACTTCCCGCTGGTTGATAATGCAGTTGATATGACGATGCAGGTACTCGATCGGGTCTTCGACTGTCAGGATATGCTCCTGTCGTTCACGATTTATCTTGTCGATAAGAGCTGCAAGAGTTGTCGATTTTCCGCTGCCTGTAGGCCCGCAGACAAGCACAAGTCCCTTTGGCATCTTGGCAAATTCAGCGACGGTCATTGGCACGCCAAGATCCTCAAAGCTCCTCACCTTGTAGGGAATCTGTCTGATGGCAACTGCGACGTTACCTCGCTGCACAAAGACATTGCAACGAAACCGCGAGAGGTTCTCAATTCCGAATGACAGATCGAGCTCGCTTTCCTCTTCAAATTTAAGCCTCTGCCTTTCGTTCATCATTGAATAGCCAAGTTTCTTCGTCATTTCCGGTGTCAGCGTGTCAACATCAAGCTTCACAAGCTTGCCGTCCACTCTCACAACGGGAGGAACGCCGACAGTCAGATGCAGGTCAGAGGCGTTTCTCTTGACCATCATTTCCAGCAATTCGCGAAGCGACAGCATATTATCTCCTCACATTCTTCTTTCTATTATCCATGTGGAATCTTCTCAATCACCTGTTTTTCACATCTATTGATCACTGGCTGTCGTAGCCAGAACCTCCTGAAGATTAGTCATTCCGGTCTTGAGTTTCATGATGGCGGCCTGTCTTAGTGTCAGCATATGTTCCTCCTTGCAGGCTTGCTCCCTCAATTCCGGAACAGAGGCGCCCTGCAAGATCATGCGCTCGAGCGTGGCGGTAATAGGCATGACTTCAAAGATACCGTTTCTGCCCGACATACCGCTATCGCCGCAGTCTTTGCAACCCTTGCCTTCGTAGACTTCGAATGTTCCGATTTCCTCTTCTGGTATACCGATTCGAAGGAGCTGTTCCGGGGCGACTTTTACCGGTCTCTTGCATTTCTTGCAGAGCAACCGCACCATTCGCTGCGCCATTATCAACTTGGTGGATGATGCCACCAGGAACGGCGGAATGCCCATATCTATCAGACGACTTATCGTAGACGGCGCATCATTCGTGTGCAATGTTGCGAACACAAGGTGACCGGTCAGAGCGGCCCGGATGGCGATCTCTGCCGTTTCGGTGTCTCGAATCTCACCGACCATTATGATATCGGGGTCCTGGCGCAGAAATGAACGCAATGATGATGCGAATGTCAGGCCGATATCCGACCGCACCTGCACCTGATTGATGCCATCGAAGTTAAACTCGACGGGATCCTCGGCAGTCATGATGTTGACATCGGTCGTATTCAACTGTTTGAGAGCCGAATAGAGCGTGGTCGTCTTACCCGACCCTGTCGGACCGGTTACGAGGATTATTCCGAATGGAAGGTGAATGACCCGGTCAAATGCTTCAAGGGATGATCTCTCGAAGCCGAGTTGCGTCATGTCGACCATGAGCGATCTCGGATCGAGAATACGCATGACCACCTTCTCGCCAAAAATAGTCGGAAGTACTGATACACGAAGGTCGACAGTCCTTTCGGCTACTTTCACCTTGATTCGACCATCCTGCGGCAGACGCCTTTCCGAAATATCCAGATCGGCCATGATCTTCACGCGCGAGATAATGGCAGCTCGATACTTGAACGGAAGCGGTGCCATCTCCGAAAGCTTGCCATCTTTACGAAAGCGCACCCTAATCCGCTTTTCGTAGCACTCGATGTGGATGTCCGACACTCCCTTACGGATAGCATCAGCGACCATCGAATCGACAAGTTTAACAAGCGGCTTGTCCTGAACCTGCGACTGCAAGTCCTGATCCGATAGAGAATCCTCGCGGGATTCAATCACTTCCAAATCGGATTCTTCAATATCCCTGATTATATCAGAGAAGCCATTTGACTCGATGTAGTAGGAGTCGATTGCCTTCGATATCGCCGCTTCGGGAGATATTACCGGCTGGACATTGCATCCGGTTATGAACTTGACGGCATCCAGAACATAGATATTGTTCGGGTCGCTGATCGCGACCACCAGCGTACGATTGATCTTCGATACAGCAATGACATTGAATTTGCGCGCGATATCGACCGGTATCAGCTTGACAACGTCTGGATTGAGTTCGATATCCGACAGCTTCACCGCACCGATATTGAGCTGCTTGCCGATGAATGTTGACAACTCATCCTCATCACCGACCACTCCCATGCGAATGAGAATTTCGTCGAGCTTGCCCTTGCCTTCTCCATGAAGCTCTAGCGCTTTGGTTAGCTGGCCCTCAGATATTCTGCCAGCCTTGAGAAGCATGTTGCCCAGTTCGTCTGTCATTGCGACAGAAGTCCTTCCTGTTTGCCTGATTCAGGGTCGGTCAATCACATCAGTCATGAAAGATGTCATCGAGCTTGTCGCCGGCTGACGCCGTAAATTCATCCGTCAACCCATTGCTGTCAGCACTTCCCTTTGCCAGGGTGTCGGCGAAGATCTGTTCGAGATCGACCGAAGCCTCCTTAGCATAGAGTCTGACCATGCCGATTGTCGTTCGATCATCGAATACCACAACCAGAATGCTGCGGTCTCCAACAAGCGACATGTGAATGTGGTCACGTTTGCCCTGGTGGAACAGGACCGAAAATTCGGGTTCTCCGACCAGCTTCGCGATCTCTCTGGTAGATGCAAAGCTACCGGCCAGAAGCGCTGCAAGCGACGTGGTATCGAGCGATTGTGTGAATCCCTGCCGAGTGACAAGGTGCCCGTCTTTGTCCACCAGAAGCGCGCATTTCGCCTCCGACCCCTTCAACAATTTCTTCAGGGTGAGATTGATTCTCTCGGTCTCAGCCTGATAGATTATCAAACTGTCATCCGTCACGGTGTATCCTCCTGGTTTCAACCTCTCCGAAATAGCCAGCGGAAAAGGAAGAACCCTTTCTTTTTTCGTCTCTTCTGACGCAGCGATTTCTGCATTGTAGGCACAGAGAACGCATCTATTCCATTGTTATCCGTCACATCCGCAGACAATTCATCATCGGGCTGCTGATTGAATGACGGCAATTGCCCGTAGAGCTGATCCTCAGTCTTACCTGAATCGGAGTCTTCGGTCTGTGATGTATCATAACTCGCTTCCGAGCCGGACATGCTTTCGTCGCTGATGTCTGTGATTCCCACAGGTCTGAGCTGATTCTCTCTGATAACCG is part of the Candidatus Zixiibacteriota bacterium genome and encodes:
- a CDS encoding type IV pilus twitching motility protein PilT, whose product is MLSLRELLEMMVKRNASDLHLTVGVPPVVRVDGKLVKLDVDTLTPEMTKKLGYSMMNERQRLKFEEESELDLSFGIENLSRFRCNVFVQRGNVAVAIRQIPYKVRSFEDLGVPMTVAEFAKMPKGLVLVCGPTGSGKSTTLAALIDKINRERQEHILTVEDPIEYLHRHINCIINQREVYADTKSFGEALKYALREDPDVVLIGEMRDLETIESAIKISETGHLAFATLHTNSAAETINRIIDVFPSSQQDQVRVTLSFVLQAIVVQQLIPKIGGGRCLSTEILVATPAIRAIIRDDKTHQIYSMIQSGQKYGMRTMNDSLAELYLTRKITVGDALARSANPTELNEMISRRTAGVPA
- the pilB gene encoding type IV-A pilus assembly ATPase PilB; this translates as MTDELGNMLLKAGRISEGQLTKALELHGEGKGKLDEILIRMGVVGDEDELSTFIGKQLNIGAVKLSDIELNPDVVKLIPVDIARKFNVIAVSKINRTLVVAISDPNNIYVLDAVKFITGCNVQPVISPEAAISKAIDSYYIESNGFSDIIRDIEESDLEVIESREDSLSDQDLQSQVQDKPLVKLVDSMVADAIRKGVSDIHIECYEKRIRVRFRKDGKLSEMAPLPFKYRAAIISRVKIMADLDISERRLPQDGRIKVKVAERTVDLRVSVLPTIFGEKVVMRILDPRSLMVDMTQLGFERSSLEAFDRVIHLPFGIILVTGPTGSGKTTTLYSALKQLNTTDVNIMTAEDPVEFNFDGINQVQVRSDIGLTFASSLRSFLRQDPDIIMVGEIRDTETAEIAIRAALTGHLVFATLHTNDAPSTISRLIDMGIPPFLVASSTKLIMAQRMVRLLCKKCKRPVKVAPEQLLRIGIPEEEIGTFEVYEGKGCKDCGDSGMSGRNGIFEVMPITATLERMILQGASVPELREQACKEEHMLTLRQAAIMKLKTGMTNLQEVLATTASDQ
- a CDS encoding roadblock/LC7 domain-containing protein translates to MTDDSLIIYQAETERINLTLKKLLKGSEAKCALLVDKDGHLVTRQGFTQSLDTTSLAALLAGSFASTREIAKLVGEPEFSVLFHQGKRDHIHMSLVGDRSILVVVFDDRTTIGMVRLYAKEASVDLEQIFADTLAKGSADSNGLTDEFTASAGDKLDDIFHD